Genomic segment of Candidatus Chlorohelix allophototropha:
ATTTTTTTCATCCACCCCGTCATATATTCGCCCATCTCCGCTTCATCACCATTTGGATTCTCGCTAGGGATGTGTACCAATTCACGGGTTAATTCCACTACATCATCAGGATAACTGCGGGTCATAACTACTCCACTCTTTATTTTAGGGCGTAAATTGTTACACCTTGTTGTTCATAAACAGGTTTCATAAATTGGCGGAATTTAGCAAGCCCTTCCGGGCTATACTCGTTATAGACAGAAGAATAAAGGGAGGCGCTGGCAGCTCCTGTCTCTATTAATCCCACATACACATATTTTACATTGTACTTTGCCAGCAATTGTTTTGCCAATGCTATATCGCCGGTATCATATATAGTTTTAATATCTTTGAAGCGTTGATTTACTTCAGCCATAGTAGCGGTATTGCCTCCGCGCCATTGTGCTTCATGGGATAGCCAACCCAATACGGTAGAATAGCCGCTAAAGGTTGCTATACGCGAATAGTTATTCCAATCACCACCCTCAGCCTCAAGCAACACCCCTTCAAAATTAGGATCGCTCGCTTTTTGCTGTCTTAGCCAATTAATGGCTGTGTAATCAGCGCCGTAGTATTGCGCTACCCATGCTTCGCCATCCAGTCCCTTGCGGTCGGCGTACCTGCCGCTCTTTTCGTAGGGACCTAGTATGGGATAAACCATGCCACAAAGTACCAGTGCCAGCAGTCCGAACGCCCATAGCCAACGCCATGCCGGATATTTGCGTTCTTCAAGGCGGGAAACTTCTAGTAACTCATCCTCGGAGTAATCAAATTTGCCTACTAGCCCACCTGCGGTTGCCAAAGCATATTCTGGCTGGACAGTTTTGGCGTAGTCACTTTCTTCTTCTGTGGTTTCAAAAGGCGCAAGTCGCCAGAGCCAAGCAATAACCCGCCAACTTGCGTATGCTCCTGCCAGCCCATACAAAAGCCATGTTTGATAATAGAATTTGAAGATAGTATTAAAACGCGACTCAAAAATATCGCGCAGGTATATTACCTCGATTGTCCAGTTTATAACTACTGCCAGCAAGATTAGCGCCAGCGCAAAAATATCCGCGCTCATATGCCGGGCGTAGGGTTTGCGGATTTCGAACCATAACAATAATCCGGCTATGCTTCCCGCCATCACCAGCGGTCCGTAGAGTTCAAAATGTACCATCCAGCCTAGCAATACCAGCAGAACAGCAGCTACAAGCAGCGCGATTCTCAATTCAAAAGCCGGGCGCATAGAGCGAACGCTAACAAGAATTTGCCTTACCAAATTGCCCGCCCCTATCGCTAAAACCGGCGCAGAAACCAGACCAACTGCCAAAGCTAATTCGAGGCTAATTTTTGTGATGAAAAGTAATTCTGACAGGATAAATAAACCCGCTCCTGCTAACAATGGCATAAAGTTGGCAGAGGAAAGCTTACTTGACATAATGTCATTATTATCGTTTTCGTCAAGATAGCGATAGGGTTCTTTCAGGTAAGGATATAATTTGATCAGCAAGAAACTTAGCAAAGGGAAAATGAAGATGCCAAAGACCAGAATGTAACCCCATAGCGGCGTGCGATCCCACGCCACCGCGCCGAATAGTTTGCCGATGGTGCTGACCAGCGGAATGCGGTTCACTGCGTCCGGTAATTCTTTTTCGCCTACCAAAGAGGTAAAAGTGAGGTGAAATGGGGTGTATAGAAGCAGAGAAACCACGCCTAGCCTGAGTGAGAAGCCCAACCAACGCGCACCCCTTAGCCGAAACTCATTGCGTGGGATTGCGCCACCCAATAGCGCTGCGCTCACCAACCCGCCTCTACCCTGTGCCTCTATTTCTTCAGCCCCGTGCCAGATTTCTCGCAATAATGCTACGCCCACTACCAATAGCGTAAAGGTGGGGAAATCCCACGTATTGATGAAATACAGTGCGCCACAGGAAATGGACAATAACAAGAAGTTCAGGATTCCTTCTGGGTTGCGCAGGGTCAGTGCGCCCCCGTCTGCCGGAGATAGCAGCAAATTCAGGGCGCTGGCTACCAGTAGCAATACAAAGGGTAGCGCCATCACATGTGGGTGCATATCCGCCAACAAAAAGCTGAACATCGGAAATTCATTAATGGTCTGTCGCCACTCGTAAGTCCCGCCCGTAGTTGGCATATAGTCGTAAATGACTCGCGAGGGACTCCACCACGAAAAAAAGAAAGAGCCTGAATTGGGGTCGCGTTCCCCTTCACCCGGTCTCGGCGCAACCAACTGACGAATGACCGAGAGATTTCCAAGCCAGCATAAGAACAGGCTAGCTGTCAGCCCCGCTAAAACTGCTGGAAAGCCTCCCTTGTTTCGGATAACCGCTACCAGATTGTAAACCAGTCCAAATGCCCCGCTTGCCAGCATTGCCATTATCATTGGGGTACTCAGGTTGAAGGTAATCGAGGGAGCAATGCCGCTCATTTTAGTGAGCAAGGCTATCATAAAGTGGCTGAAATAGTAATAATTGATGTTGTAACTGCTCATCCAAGGGTCGGCGGGTGGCAACTTATCGTGCAGCGCCATCGAATTGAGGAAAGCAAAATCCCCGAATTTTTCCTGATCGCGGATTTCGGGCATAAACGAACGCAGATTTACCAGATAATAATAGGCAAATATAAAGAGCAGTTCGATTATAACCACCAACCAACGGTTGCGGCTGAACCATTCGCCCATTTCGGAGAGCAGTTTGCGCCCATCCTTGAGCAAGAGCCAAACGCCCAACCCACCCGGCAATGCCAGCGTAACTACCCATCCGGTGAGGGAGGTGAACGGTAAGCCTAGCATCCCCGCAAACCAAACTACGAAAGAAATTAGCAGCAATCCCAGCGCTTTGCTGAAAGCGTAACCGCGCTCCGGCAAGTAACGAAAGAAGGTGAAAGTGAGGGGTAGTGTTACCAATCCGATTATTTCAAGCAGTAGCAGCCAGATGATGGATTCAAGCATATTTATTCAAGTATTCCCGTGATAAAATTTTGGATTTTGGCTACAGGCAAGGGGTTTAAAGCCCCTTGTTTCAGTGTCTAACTTAGATCGCCTTCAGTATTCCAGAGTTGCGCCACTTTTCCCAGCAATAAGGGATATTGCAACAAGTTAGGGTCACGCTGGAAAAGCGCATTGGCTTCCTCGCGGGCTAATTCCAGCAAATCGGTATCGCCTAAGCCTGCCACCCGCAAATCCGGCACACCGCTTTGGCGCGTTCCGAAAAATTCGCCCGGTCCTCGCATTTTTAGGTCTTGCTCTGCCAGAAAGAAACCGTCATTGCTTTGTTCGATGATTCTCAAACGTTGTGTACCGGCTTCGCTCAGATCGTCGCTTCCTAGCAGTAGGCAAGTGCTTTGCGCATCGCCCCGCCCCACTCTGCCCCGGAACTGGTGCAGTTGCGCCAGCCCGAAACGATCCGCGCCTTCTATCAATATAACGGTGGCGTTGGGAATATCGATACCCACCTCAATCACCGAAGTAGCCACCAAAATATGATGCTGTTTCTCACGGAACTCCAGCATTATACGGTCTTTCTCGGCAGGGCGCATCCGACCATGCAAAAGGGCAAGCTCAAATTCCGGGAATACCTCACGTTTTAGTCGCGCATGCTCGTCAATCGCCGCTTTCGCTTCCAGATTCTCCGATTCTTCCACTAGCGGACAGATGATAAATGCCTGATGTCCGGCATTGACTTGCTTGCGAATAAAATCATAGGCGCGTTGCCGTTCGTCCGGCATCACCCACTTGGTTTTTATATCTTTACGACCGGGCGGTTTCTCCTTGATAACCGATATATCAAGGTCGCCGTAAATCGTAAGTGATAAGCTGCGCGGAATGGGGGTGGCAGTCATGGTTAGCACATGAGGGTTCGTGGCATTGGTTTTATCGCGCAGGGTGCTGCGTTGCACCACGCCAAAGCGATGTTGCTCATCGGTAATTGCCAATCCAAGCTTGTTAAATGTAACCCCTTCCTGAATAATCGCAGTCGTACCGATGACAATATCTACGCTGCCCTCGGCGATTTCAACATAGGTATTCTCTTTATCCTTCTTCTTGACTGACCCGCTCAACAGCGCAATACGAGGCGTTAAGCCCCGCGCTTTTGCAGCATCGCTCTCGGCAAACTTGCTAAACAGCGCGGTTAAACCCTTAAAGTGCTGCTCTGCCAATATCTGAGTGGGAGCCATCATCACACCCTGATAGCCGTTAGCAATGGTTGCCAGCAGCGCGGTTGCTGCCACCACCGTTTTGCCGCTGCCCACATCGCCTTGCACTAGTCGCCGCATGGGTTTATCTTTATTCAAATCCGCCAGAATGCTCAGAATCGCTTTTTTCTGGTCATCGGTAAGGGCAAAGGGCAAGCTGTTATACCAACTATCCAACAAACCGGGGTCAGGGCGCATTGCTATGGCGGGTCGTTCATCCTGCCATTCACGCCGTTTGGTCAATACGCCCATCTGAATCAGGAAAAATTCGTCAAATGCCAGCCTACGCCGCGCCTTCTCTCTTGCCTCCAAATCTGCCGGATAATGATAATTCTGAATTGATACGCTCAAGTCGGGCAAACGCTGCCGGCTTTTTATATCGGCAGGCAAATGATCCGGCACTTTGGGAGCGTATTGATCTACCACATTTTTAATAATGCGGCGGATAGTCGGTTGCTTCAGGTTTCCAGTAACGCTGTAAACGGGGACAAGTCGCCCGGTATTCAATAATTCCTGCTTGTCGGCAAGCTCAAATTGAGGCGATTTGAAACAAATGGTATTCTCCCGCCGCTCCACTCGCCCGCTCAATACCACCCGCACTCCCGGTTTTAGCTGGTAAACCATTTTCTGATTAAAGAAGATAGTACGCAGCATGCCTGTTTCGTCCGATACCAGCACTTCAACAATTTCCTTGCCGTTGCGAGTGCGCGTTACGGTTTTATCTACTACTTGCACCAGCACGCTCTCAACCTGATTGATAATCAACTCGCTGATTTTTCGAAAACTGCTGAAATCTTCGTGGCGAAAGGGGAAATAATAAAGCGCCTGCCCCACCGTGGTCACTCCTAGCAGTTCCATCAACCGGGCAGAACCTTCACCTACCCCCTTTACACTGGTAAGCGGTGCGTTAAAATCAACGTTTCCGACTGACGCTGGCGGCTTTTTTTCAAGCGTTGTGCTGCCTTTATCGGGTATTTGGAGCGGGTTGGGTGGAATACTCGGAAGGGCTTTTTCAACTATTTGTGAGATTTTTTGAGCTGCCTGCTTTATAGGCGCTTTTTCTTGGTTTGGAGCATTGCTTTGGCGCACTTGCACAATTGCCTCCACTACTTCGCGGATTGCCTGTGCGCGTCCTGCCTGAGTATAACTCCCGTAATCAATCAGCCGTTCTGAAACACGCTCAATCAACCTTGCTTCCATAGATGAAGGATTGGAGAAGCGGGACTTATTTACCCAATTTCCGATAAAGCCTTCCAGACCCCCCATTACTATCCGGTTCTGGTAGTTATTAGCGGCTTCGGATTTTAAGATTTTTTCCAGTTTTTCGATGTCAACCGGCATGGCTGTATTTTTCTCGAATCATTATAACCCGCTTATGATAACAGCCACTCCACTAATTCTCAACCTCTTATCCGGTTGTGAGTGTGACGTAATGTTGAGTTTGGCATATTATTCTCTGAAAAGCCCTGTAGTTATACAATGTATCTTGACATATTATTTAGCGTTGCCTACAATTGGAAAGATTACATGGTGACATTTATATTGCCGGCATTCCCGCCAGAAAACCAGAAAATCTCAACAAATGTCCGAAACACGTTCCAATTCATTTTCCATAATTGAATTGCTGCAATATATCCGTCGGCATTCCGAAACAGGGCGTTTAAGTTTTGAGGAAAGCGGCGCAATTGTTGCTGAGCTTTTTTTTAAGCAAGGTCATCTTATACACGCTTCCAATGATAAAGTTACCGGCGATGATGTGGTTTATCAATTGCTAGGCAATCGTTCTGCACGGATACACTGGGAAAAGAATTTAACGCCTGAAGCTGAGTCCGTAACTAAAACCGATGAACTTCTCTTATTAGGCGCATTGGGCTTATTAACTGAAGATGATGCTGAAAGTGCTTTACAGGCTGTTAGCGACGAAACTAATAGTTTGATGGCTTCTACTTTTGAAGCCACTGAAGCGAATTCGGTAATAGACGAAACAATTACAGATCGGGCAAAAATAACCCCGGTGCAACCACCTACTCCTGAAATGCCGACAATAGCCCCATCTCCCTTAAATCCGGTATTAACGGCAAATTCGCAAGCGATTGAGCAATTAGGGCAACTCCAATTTCTGCTTGGGGATGAAGTTTTGCGCCCACCTCGCTTTAGAAGATGGAGTGGTTTTCCGCTCCCCTTTGTTAGCGCGTTTGTGTTAAAAGATTCGCCGAATTGGCGCATTGTTCGCAATGTACTTGATTTAATCTGGCACGAAAAGTTTTCAGGGTTTCTGACCTTGATCACAGCAAACCCCTTGATTGAGGCGGTTGTAATCCTATACAAAGGTCGGGTGGTGCATAGCCGCTTTGCCGACAACCGCTCAATTCATAAAGATCAGGGAGCTTTGCGCCGTATTGTGGATGTAACAGTTTCTGCAAACGAACGCAATCCTGTTTTGTTATATCCGCTTGAGGCTGATTTCATCCATAGCTATAGCGCTTTGATAATGGGTGACAAACTGCTAGATAGCTTTAGCAGTGCCAGTATGAAAATAAACAAACTTTTAAATACTCTCGAACATAGTCAGCATACCGGGGTAGTTCATATAACCAATCTCGCCGAAAGTGGTTATATATTTCTCAGTGGTGGGCAAAAACTCGGCAGCTATTATGAAGTGGATGATGTGCTGGAAGAATCAATTGTGCGTGTTTATCAGATTGTTAGCAAACCCGGCAGCATGATTGACGTTGTGACCAGTCCCCCTGAAGATAAAATGTTTGAAGTATCTAACCGCCCCAAATCTGTGGCAGAAATCAAACAACAGATGATAGCCATTGCCAACGAAGTTTTGGGTAAACGTGCCAATCGGGTAGTCAATTTGTTGGCACAAGCCGAAGATAATACCCCAAGTCTCAAAACTTATGCCAACCAAGCCCGGCTTGTGACCCAAATGTTTATAGATAAGAATCTGGCTGACCAACTTTATGAGCGTTTTCTGTTCCTGATACAGGAGTTAGGTTAAGAACAGGGTGAAATATGGATAATGAATATTTGATAGAGAACCTTAAAAAAGTACCGATTCTGGCTGCATTGAAACATGATCACCTTGATATGCTTGCCAAATTATCTACCACCCGTAACTTTAAAAAGGGTGAGATAATTATCAAGCAAGGAGACCCCGGTTCAGGCTTGTTTGTAATTTTGAGTGGCTCTGTCTCGGTATCCAACAAAAACCGCCCTGGATTGCCCGATAACATGTTAAATGAATTAGGACGTGGCGATTTTTTCGGGGAAATGTCGCTGATAGATGGTTACCCACGCAGCGCAACTTGTGCCGCCTCCACCGAAACTCAAGTAGTGGAATTAAATCGCTGGGTCTTTCTTGATGTTCTAAGAAGAGAGCCTAGTATCGCAGTTGCCATGCTACCGGTCTTGTGCCGCCGTATTCGCAATCTGGAAGACCAGAAAACCAAACGATAATTTACTTTATAAGGGCGGGCGCTTAAATTTACCTGCTCTTTTTTATTTCCGGAAAACAAATGTTACCAGTTGGGTTAGTTTATTCGTCCAGCTTTGAAGCCCACAATCCGGGTTTGATTCGGGTTGAAGGTAATAATTTATACCATGAAGTAGAAGGTCAAAATTATCTTGACCAGTTCTATACTATGGATAGAATCAAATACCCCTATACTTACCAGAACCCCACCCATCATCCAGAGAGGTCTAACCGCGCCACCGCTGCCTATAACGCGCTTGTCAATTCAGGGTTAGCCCAACGCATGCTTTTGTACGAACCTAGCTCTGCTAATCTTGAAGATTTAATTGAAGCGCACGCTATGAGCTATATAGAGCAGGTACAATTGGTAAGCCAGAAGGATAGGTTTTTGGCAGAAGCTACCTACTTAAACCGGGAATCCTATCAAACTGGATTGCTATCGGCAGGCGCTGCGCTGTCGGTTAGCGCAGATTTACTAAACGGCGTGTTGGATAGCGCCCTATGCCTGAGTCGCCCACCTGGTCATCATGCCGGACGAAAGAACGCTGGCGGCTTTTGCCTGTTCAATAATGCCGCTATTGCCGCCAAGCATTTCTTGAAGCAATTTGGTATAGAACGGGTTATGATTCTTGATTGGGATTTGCATCATGGTGATGGCACTCAGAATATTGTTAAGGACGACCCGCGCATTCTTTTCTGTTCCCTTCACCAATTCGGACCGGAGCTTTACCCAGAATCAGGCGATTTCCACGAAACTGGCAATTATGGCAATATAATCAATCTTCCGTTACCAGCCAAAATTACCGATAATGAATATCTAGCTGTATTTAAGCGAATCGTACCGATCATAGTTGCGCAATGGTGTCCACAAATAATTATTGTTAGCGCCGGGTTTGATGGTCATTTTAATGACATTAACCATCTATACCTGTATGACCCCGGCGCAGGTTTTAACCTTACACCCCAACTT
This window contains:
- a CDS encoding histone deacetylase family protein, yielding MLPVGLVYSSSFEAHNPGLIRVEGNNLYHEVEGQNYLDQFYTMDRIKYPYTYQNPTHHPERSNRATAAYNALVNSGLAQRMLLYEPSSANLEDLIEAHAMSYIEQVQLVSQKDRFLAEATYLNRESYQTGLLSAGAALSVSADLLNGVLDSALCLSRPPGHHAGRKNAGGFCLFNNAAIAAKHFLKQFGIERVMILDWDLHHGDGTQNIVKDDPRILFCSLHQFGPELYPESGDFHETGNYGNIINLPLPAKITDNEYLAVFKRIVPIIVAQWCPQIIIVSAGFDGHFNDINHLYLYDPGAGFNLTPQLYHTLTDIVGRAAQTIGAKYLVLLEGGYDLGNLGNSVSNVVAAMLHLPPVVRQALPPELECYEGFELESYITELNNYHLGKWKF
- a CDS encoding cyclic nucleotide-binding domain-containing protein gives rise to the protein MDNEYLIENLKKVPILAALKHDHLDMLAKLSTTRNFKKGEIIIKQGDPGSGLFVILSGSVSVSNKNRPGLPDNMLNELGRGDFFGEMSLIDGYPRSATCAASTETQVVELNRWVFLDVLRREPSIAVAMLPVLCRRIRNLEDQKTKR
- a CDS encoding DUF4388 domain-containing protein, which codes for MSETRSNSFSIIELLQYIRRHSETGRLSFEESGAIVAELFFKQGHLIHASNDKVTGDDVVYQLLGNRSARIHWEKNLTPEAESVTKTDELLLLGALGLLTEDDAESALQAVSDETNSLMASTFEATEANSVIDETITDRAKITPVQPPTPEMPTIAPSPLNPVLTANSQAIEQLGQLQFLLGDEVLRPPRFRRWSGFPLPFVSAFVLKDSPNWRIVRNVLDLIWHEKFSGFLTLITANPLIEAVVILYKGRVVHSRFADNRSIHKDQGALRRIVDVTVSANERNPVLLYPLEADFIHSYSALIMGDKLLDSFSSASMKINKLLNTLEHSQHTGVVHITNLAESGYIFLSGGQKLGSYYEVDDVLEESIVRVYQIVSKPGSMIDVVTSPPEDKMFEVSNRPKSVAEIKQQMIAIANEVLGKRANRVVNLLAQAEDNTPSLKTYANQARLVTQMFIDKNLADQLYERFLFLIQELG
- a CDS encoding DUF2298 domain-containing protein → MLESIIWLLLLEIIGLVTLPLTFTFFRYLPERGYAFSKALGLLLISFVVWFAGMLGLPFTSLTGWVVTLALPGGLGVWLLLKDGRKLLSEMGEWFSRNRWLVVIIELLFIFAYYYLVNLRSFMPEIRDQEKFGDFAFLNSMALHDKLPPADPWMSSYNINYYYFSHFMIALLTKMSGIAPSITFNLSTPMIMAMLASGAFGLVYNLVAVIRNKGGFPAVLAGLTASLFLCWLGNLSVIRQLVAPRPGEGERDPNSGSFFFSWWSPSRVIYDYMPTTGGTYEWRQTINEFPMFSFLLADMHPHVMALPFVLLLVASALNLLLSPADGGALTLRNPEGILNFLLLSISCGALYFINTWDFPTFTLLVVGVALLREIWHGAEEIEAQGRGGLVSAALLGGAIPRNEFRLRGARWLGFSLRLGVVSLLLYTPFHLTFTSLVGEKELPDAVNRIPLVSTIGKLFGAVAWDRTPLWGYILVFGIFIFPLLSFLLIKLYPYLKEPYRYLDENDNNDIMSSKLSSANFMPLLAGAGLFILSELLFITKISLELALAVGLVSAPVLAIGAGNLVRQILVSVRSMRPAFELRIALLVAAVLLVLLGWMVHFELYGPLVMAGSIAGLLLWFEIRKPYARHMSADIFALALILLAVVINWTIEVIYLRDIFESRFNTIFKFYYQTWLLYGLAGAYASWRVIAWLWRLAPFETTEEESDYAKTVQPEYALATAGGLVGKFDYSEDELLEVSRLEERKYPAWRWLWAFGLLALVLCGMVYPILGPYEKSGRYADRKGLDGEAWVAQYYGADYTAINWLRQQKASDPNFEGVLLEAEGGDWNNYSRIATFSGYSTVLGWLSHEAQWRGGNTATMAEVNQRFKDIKTIYDTGDIALAKQLLAKYNVKYVYVGLIETGAASASLYSSVYNEYSPEGLAKFRQFMKPVYEQQGVTIYALK
- the recG gene encoding ATP-dependent DNA helicase RecG codes for the protein MPVDIEKLEKILKSEAANNYQNRIVMGGLEGFIGNWVNKSRFSNPSSMEARLIERVSERLIDYGSYTQAGRAQAIREVVEAIVQVRQSNAPNQEKAPIKQAAQKISQIVEKALPSIPPNPLQIPDKGSTTLEKKPPASVGNVDFNAPLTSVKGVGEGSARLMELLGVTTVGQALYYFPFRHEDFSSFRKISELIINQVESVLVQVVDKTVTRTRNGKEIVEVLVSDETGMLRTIFFNQKMVYQLKPGVRVVLSGRVERRENTICFKSPQFELADKQELLNTGRLVPVYSVTGNLKQPTIRRIIKNVVDQYAPKVPDHLPADIKSRQRLPDLSVSIQNYHYPADLEAREKARRRLAFDEFFLIQMGVLTKRREWQDERPAIAMRPDPGLLDSWYNSLPFALTDDQKKAILSILADLNKDKPMRRLVQGDVGSGKTVVAATALLATIANGYQGVMMAPTQILAEQHFKGLTALFSKFAESDAAKARGLTPRIALLSGSVKKKDKENTYVEIAEGSVDIVIGTTAIIQEGVTFNKLGLAITDEQHRFGVVQRSTLRDKTNATNPHVLTMTATPIPRSLSLTIYGDLDISVIKEKPPGRKDIKTKWVMPDERQRAYDFIRKQVNAGHQAFIICPLVEESENLEAKAAIDEHARLKREVFPEFELALLHGRMRPAEKDRIMLEFREKQHHILVATSVIEVGIDIPNATVILIEGADRFGLAQLHQFRGRVGRGDAQSTCLLLGSDDLSEAGTQRLRIIEQSNDGFFLAEQDLKMRGPGEFFGTRQSGVPDLRVAGLGDTDLLELAREEANALFQRDPNLLQYPLLLGKVAQLWNTEGDLS